A single window of Rhodococcus jostii RHA1 DNA harbors:
- a CDS encoding NUDIX hydrolase: MRGDGDGWATGPDGSRHWGKHGAAGLLLRAPLPDETPAVLLQHRAAWSHQGGTWALPGGARDSHETTTHAAVREAHEEAGIESAAIRVRTEVVTMKAASGWSYTTVIADAERPLPTVANGESTELRWVRETDVAGLPLHPGFEAGWPQLRTTEVRLLLDRHDVLGERGALAQLSKALPRTVHLPDGTYGWLPRVEVLEALDAVGRSAEPAGHGTTLGTVTAVVTTDPDLIEQLPATVVVLPPATVLDWLDQP; this comes from the coding sequence ATGCGTGGTGACGGTGACGGCTGGGCAACCGGGCCGGACGGCAGTCGTCATTGGGGCAAGCACGGTGCGGCCGGGTTGTTGCTGCGTGCGCCGCTCCCGGACGAGACGCCGGCCGTGCTGCTACAGCACCGTGCGGCCTGGAGTCACCAGGGTGGCACGTGGGCGCTGCCCGGCGGTGCCCGGGACAGCCACGAGACCACCACCCACGCCGCGGTACGCGAAGCGCACGAGGAAGCCGGCATCGAGAGCGCGGCCATCCGCGTCCGCACCGAGGTCGTCACGATGAAGGCCGCGAGCGGCTGGAGTTACACCACGGTGATCGCCGACGCGGAGCGCCCGCTGCCCACCGTCGCGAACGGCGAGAGCACCGAACTGCGCTGGGTGCGGGAAACCGACGTGGCCGGGCTGCCGCTGCACCCGGGATTCGAAGCGGGGTGGCCGCAACTGCGCACCACGGAGGTGCGTTTGCTGCTCGACCGGCACGACGTGCTGGGCGAACGCGGCGCGCTGGCGCAGTTGTCGAAGGCCCTGCCCCGCACGGTGCACCTGCCCGACGGCACCTACGGGTGGTTGCCGCGCGTCGAGGTGCTCGAAGCCCTGGACGCGGTCGGCCGCAGCGCCGAACCGGCCGGCCACGGCACCACGCTGGGAACGGTGACGGCCGTCGTCACCACCGACCCCGACCTGATCGAACAGTTGCCGGCCACCGTCGTCGTCCTGCCGCCCGCCACGGTGCTGGACTGGCTGGACCAGCCGTAA
- the thiS gene encoding sulfur carrier protein ThiS — MSEQQVVVPIGISVNGEDHEFTEPLTVTGLLEVLNLPTKGIAVAVNGAVFPRARWDELVVRGWEIEILTAVQGG, encoded by the coding sequence ATGAGTGAGCAGCAAGTAGTGGTGCCGATCGGCATCAGCGTCAACGGCGAGGACCACGAGTTCACGGAACCGTTGACCGTCACCGGGCTGCTGGAGGTGCTGAACCTGCCCACCAAGGGCATCGCGGTGGCAGTCAACGGCGCCGTGTTCCCGCGCGCCCGGTGGGACGAGCTCGTGGTCCGGGGCTGGGAGATCGAGATCCTCACGGCGGTGCAGGGTGGCTGA
- the thiE gene encoding thiamine phosphate synthase — protein sequence MTTSHHSNLTDRRRRLGTARLYLCTDARREKGDLAQFAEAALSGGVDIIQLRDKGSAGEKKFGTMDARDELAALSVLAAAARRHGALLAVNDRADMALAAGADVLHLGQGDLPVPYARTVVGSDVLIGRSTHSRAQASLAAIEDGVDYFCTGPVWATPTKPGRTASGIDLVRSTADSEPNRPWFAIGGIDESRVPEILAAGASRIVVVRAITEARDPQAAARSLSALLQQNA from the coding sequence GTGACCACCTCGCATCACAGCAACCTCACGGACCGTCGGCGCCGCCTCGGAACAGCACGTTTGTACCTGTGCACCGATGCTCGGCGCGAGAAGGGCGACCTGGCGCAGTTCGCCGAGGCCGCGCTGTCCGGCGGCGTCGACATCATCCAGCTCCGCGACAAGGGCTCGGCCGGAGAGAAGAAGTTCGGCACGATGGACGCCCGGGACGAACTGGCGGCACTGTCGGTGCTCGCGGCCGCGGCCAGGCGGCACGGAGCGCTGCTCGCGGTCAACGACCGCGCCGACATGGCGCTGGCGGCCGGGGCCGACGTGCTGCACCTCGGCCAGGGCGACCTGCCCGTCCCGTACGCACGGACCGTGGTGGGTTCCGATGTCCTGATCGGCCGCTCCACCCACAGTCGCGCGCAGGCCAGTCTCGCGGCGATCGAGGACGGCGTCGACTACTTCTGCACCGGACCGGTGTGGGCCACCCCCACCAAGCCGGGGCGGACCGCGTCGGGCATCGATCTGGTGCGATCGACCGCCGACTCGGAGCCGAACCGCCCGTGGTTCGCGATCGGCGGCATCGACGAGTCCCGCGTTCCGGAGATCCTCGCCGCGGGGGCCTCCCGCATCGTCGTCGTGCGGGCCATCACCGAGGCCCGCGACCCGCAGGCCGCCGCGCGCTCGCTGTCCGCCCTGTTGCAGCAGAACGCGTAG
- the thiO gene encoding glycine oxidase ThiO yields the protein MARSVSVVGGGVIGLSIAWRAARNGWSVRLYDPSIGSGASWVAGGMLAPLSEGWPGEESVLELGSASLDRWPEFGKELEAGAGVELFTSQSSLTVALDGADAEDLRTIAEWVGAQGRELQILSRVEVRALEPMLGRGVRLGLLAVDELAVDNRLLLQALQRCAVDAGVELIGEAVHSLDRLGTDQIVVTAGIASPALWPGLPVRPVKGEILRLRSRPGVTPAPGRTIRGSVHGRPAYLVPRADGIVVGATQYESGNDTQVTVAGVRDLIADAEALMPAIGEYELRETSAGLRPMTPDNLPLIGRVSDRVVVATGHGRNGILLTPVTADATVALLEGSALVEAKAADPERFEKVAR from the coding sequence ATGGCGAGATCGGTATCCGTCGTCGGAGGCGGAGTGATCGGCCTGTCCATTGCGTGGCGAGCAGCCCGCAACGGCTGGTCGGTTCGGCTGTACGACCCGTCGATCGGTTCGGGGGCGTCCTGGGTGGCGGGCGGCATGCTCGCCCCGTTGTCCGAGGGCTGGCCCGGCGAGGAGAGCGTCCTCGAACTGGGAAGCGCGTCGCTCGACCGGTGGCCCGAATTCGGGAAGGAACTCGAGGCCGGGGCCGGCGTCGAGCTGTTCACGTCGCAGAGTTCGCTCACCGTCGCGCTGGACGGCGCCGACGCGGAGGACCTGCGGACCATCGCCGAATGGGTGGGTGCCCAGGGGCGGGAACTGCAGATCCTGAGCCGTGTGGAAGTCCGCGCGCTCGAGCCGATGCTGGGGCGCGGAGTCAGGTTGGGACTCTTGGCCGTCGACGAACTGGCCGTGGACAACAGGCTGCTGTTGCAGGCGTTGCAACGGTGCGCGGTCGACGCCGGAGTGGAGCTGATCGGGGAGGCCGTGCACAGCCTCGACCGGCTGGGCACCGACCAGATCGTCGTCACCGCGGGCATCGCGTCGCCGGCCCTGTGGCCCGGGCTTCCGGTTCGCCCGGTGAAGGGCGAGATCCTGCGGTTGCGCTCGCGTCCCGGGGTGACCCCCGCGCCGGGCCGCACCATCCGCGGCAGTGTGCACGGCAGGCCCGCCTACCTGGTGCCGCGGGCCGACGGCATCGTCGTCGGTGCCACCCAGTACGAGTCGGGCAACGACACGCAGGTCACGGTGGCCGGCGTGCGCGACCTGATCGCCGATGCCGAAGCGCTGATGCCCGCCATCGGCGAGTACGAACTGCGCGAGACCTCGGCGGGTCTGCGTCCGATGACTCCGGACAACCTGCCGCTGATCGGTCGGGTGTCCGATCGGGTCGTGGTGGCGACGGGACACGGCCGTAACGGCATCCTGCTCACCCCGGTGACCGCCGACGCGACGGTGGCATTGTTGGAGGGCTCGGCACTGGTCGAGGCGAAAGCCGCCGACCCCGAACGTTTCGAGAAAGTAGCGAGGTAG